A region from the Anomaloglossus baeobatrachus isolate aAnoBae1 chromosome 11, aAnoBae1.hap1, whole genome shotgun sequence genome encodes:
- the GRAMD1B gene encoding protein Aster-B isoform X3, giving the protein MVEKSSDHSSDKSPPTPEPGVQRSGSSQSGRSGGKNSKYDRLNLIKKSQSWYNVLSPTYKQRNEDFRKLFKQLPDSERLIVDYSCALQRDILLQGRLYLSENWICFYSNIFRWETLLTVRLKDICSMTKEKTARLIPNAIQLCTDTEKHFFTSFGARDRTYMMMFRLWQNALLEKPLCPKELWHFVHQCYGNELGLTSDDEDYVPPDDDFNTMGYCEEIPVEDVEVNDNSSKSSGDIKPEANCNLQEPSLTSSNVPSTTSSDPPTFDGGLLDDIDSSLEREMLIANLEEQKVELLPPVTSPSLDFNDNEDLPTELSDSSETHDEGEVQAFYEDLNGRQYMNEVFNFSVDKLFSLLFTESQFQRDFMEQRRFTEVIFHPWKKEENGNQTRVILYTIALTNPLAPKSATVTETQTLYKASQESECYVIDAEVLTHDIPYHDYFYTINRYTLTRVARNKSRLRISTELRYRKQPWGLVKTFIEKNFWSGLDEYFHHLENELTKAETAYLSDLHRQSPKEKSSKITSTRRRKRPHTHLRIPHLQEVLSPVTTPTDEERQHRVRHVAGSTQTRHVPEEKQSQLQSISKLLLVISCVLVLLVLLNMMLFYKLWMLEYSTQALTTWQGLRIQESSVPQSQAEWTQLLETQQKHHDSELQKWRQIIKSSVMLLDQMKDSLINLQNGIVSRDIGSESEDKSYQ; this is encoded by the exons GTATTGAGTCCAACGTATAAACAAAGAAATGAGGATTTTCGGAAACTCTTTAAACAGCTGCCAGACTCTGAGCGTCTCATTGTAG ATTACTCCTGTGCACTTCAGAGGGACATCTTGCTGCAGGGACGCCTCTACCTGTCTGAGAACTGGATCTGCTTCTACAGTAACATCTTCCGCTGGGAGACTCTG ctGACGGTACGCTTAAAAGACATCTGCTCAATGACTAAGGAGAAGACGGCACGACTCATTCCCAATGCAATCCAACTTTGCACAGACACTGAAAAG CACTTTTTCACATCCTTCGGGGCTCGAGATCGAACCTACATGATGATGTTCCGTCTCTGGCAGAATGCTTTGCTTGAAAAG CCGTTGTGTCCGAAGGAATTGTGGCATTTTGTCCACCAGTGTTACGGCAATGAGCTGGGCCTGACGAGTGACGATGAAGACTATGTTCCACCAGATGACGACTTCAACACCATGGG CTATTGTGAAGAAATCCCAGTGGAGGATGTAGAAGTAAATGACAATTCTTCCAAAAGCAGCGGAGATATTAAGCCCGAAGCAAACTGCAACCTCCAGGAACCATCTCTTACAAGCAGTAATGTGCCATCCACCACCAGTAGTGACCCCCCCACG TTTGATGGAGGCCTCCTTGATGACATTGACAGCTCATTAGAAAGGGAGATGCTAATTGCAAACCTTGAGGAGCAGAAGGTGGAGCTGCTGCCGCCCGTCACATCTCCATCCTTGGACTTTAATGATAATGAAGACTTACCCACCGAGCTCAGCGACTCCTCAGAAACACACGATGAAG GTGAAGTGCAGGCGTTCTATGAGGACCTCAATGGCCGGCAGTATATGAACGAGGTCTTCAACTTCAGCGTGGACAAGTTGTTCAGTCTCCTGTTCACAGAGTCTCAGTTCCAGAGGGATTTCATGGAGCAGAGAAGGTTTACAG AAGTTATATTTCATCCTTGGAAGAAAGAAGAAAATGGAAACCAGACGCGGGTTATCTTGTACACCATTGCTCTGACGAATCCTCTGGCACCAAAGTCGGCAACAGTAACAGAAACACAA ACGTTATACAAAGCCAGTCAGGAAAGCGAATGTTACGTGATCGATGCTGAGGTATTGACGCACGATATCCCTTATCATGATTACTTCTACACCATCAACCGATACACGCTGACCCGAGTGGCCCGGAACAAGAGCCGCTTAAG GATTTCAACAGAGCTCCGCTACCGAAAACAGCCATGGGGGCTTGTCAAGACCTTTATTGAGAAAAACTTCTGGAGCGGTCTCGATGAATATTTTCACCATTTAG AGAATGAACTGACCAAAGCAGAAACGGCATATCTGTCTGACCTCCATCGACAGTCCCCCAAAGAGAAGAGCAGCAAGATCACGTCTACTCGCCGGAGGAAGCGTCCTCATACTCACCTGCGGATCCCCCATCTGCAGGAAGTGCTGAGCCCAGTCACCACCCCCACAGACGAGGAGCGGCAACATCGGGTCCGACATGTAGCAG GTTCCACTCAGACGCGACATGTTCCTGAAGAAAAACAGAGtcagctgcagagcatctccaaactCCTGCTGGTGATCAGCTGCGT TCTGGTGCTGTTGGTCCTGCTGAACATGATGCTGTTTTACAAGCTGTGGATGTTGGAGTACAGCACACAAGCACTTACCACATGGCAGGGCCTCCGAATACAAGAAAG CTCAGTCCCACAGTCACAAGCCGAATGGACCCAGCTATTAGAGACGCAGCAGAAACACCACGACTCCGAGCTGCAGAAGTGGAGGCAGATCATTAAGTCATCAGTGATGCTTCTGGACCAG ATGAAAGACTCCTTGATAAACCTTCAGAATGGAATTGTTTCTCGAGACATTGGCTCCGAGTCAGAGGACAAATCGTACCAATGA
- the GRAMD1B gene encoding protein Aster-B isoform X9, translating to MKEEAGAETLAWMDEEDYMEQQMTDTEDCLTDWQMDSIPEEALLWYMDQLQYQEHDQVHSSSEHDEVPAVLSPTYKQRNEDFRKLFKQLPDSERLIVDYSCALQRDILLQGRLYLSENWICFYSNIFRWETLLTVRLKDICSMTKEKTARLIPNAIQLCTDTEKHFFTSFGARDRTYMMMFRLWQNALLEKPLCPKELWHFVHQCYGNELGLTSDDEDYVPPDDDFNTMGYCEEIPVEDVEVNDNSSKSSGDIKPEANCNLQEPSLTSSNVPSTTSSDPPTFDGGLLDDIDSSLEREMLIANLEEQKVELLPPVTSPSLDFNDNEDLPTELSDSSETHDEGEVQAFYEDLNGRQYMNEVFNFSVDKLFSLLFTESQFQRDFMEQRRFTEVIFHPWKKEENGNQTRVILYTIALTNPLAPKSATVTETQTLYKASQESECYVIDAEVLTHDIPYHDYFYTINRYTLTRVARNKSRLRISTELRYRKQPWGLVKTFIEKNFWSGLDEYFHHLENELTKAETAYLSDLHRQSPKEKSSKITSTRRRKRPHTHLRIPHLQEVLSPVTTPTDEERQHRVRHVAGSTQTRHVPEEKQSQLQSISKLLLVISCVLVLLVLLNMMLFYKLWMLEYSTQALTTWQGLRIQESSVPQSQAEWTQLLETQQKHHDSELQKWRQIIKSSVMLLDQMKDSLINLQNGIVSRDIGSESEDKSYQ from the exons GTATTGAGTCCAACGTATAAACAAAGAAATGAGGATTTTCGGAAACTCTTTAAACAGCTGCCAGACTCTGAGCGTCTCATTGTAG ATTACTCCTGTGCACTTCAGAGGGACATCTTGCTGCAGGGACGCCTCTACCTGTCTGAGAACTGGATCTGCTTCTACAGTAACATCTTCCGCTGGGAGACTCTG ctGACGGTACGCTTAAAAGACATCTGCTCAATGACTAAGGAGAAGACGGCACGACTCATTCCCAATGCAATCCAACTTTGCACAGACACTGAAAAG CACTTTTTCACATCCTTCGGGGCTCGAGATCGAACCTACATGATGATGTTCCGTCTCTGGCAGAATGCTTTGCTTGAAAAG CCGTTGTGTCCGAAGGAATTGTGGCATTTTGTCCACCAGTGTTACGGCAATGAGCTGGGCCTGACGAGTGACGATGAAGACTATGTTCCACCAGATGACGACTTCAACACCATGGG CTATTGTGAAGAAATCCCAGTGGAGGATGTAGAAGTAAATGACAATTCTTCCAAAAGCAGCGGAGATATTAAGCCCGAAGCAAACTGCAACCTCCAGGAACCATCTCTTACAAGCAGTAATGTGCCATCCACCACCAGTAGTGACCCCCCCACG TTTGATGGAGGCCTCCTTGATGACATTGACAGCTCATTAGAAAGGGAGATGCTAATTGCAAACCTTGAGGAGCAGAAGGTGGAGCTGCTGCCGCCCGTCACATCTCCATCCTTGGACTTTAATGATAATGAAGACTTACCCACCGAGCTCAGCGACTCCTCAGAAACACACGATGAAG GTGAAGTGCAGGCGTTCTATGAGGACCTCAATGGCCGGCAGTATATGAACGAGGTCTTCAACTTCAGCGTGGACAAGTTGTTCAGTCTCCTGTTCACAGAGTCTCAGTTCCAGAGGGATTTCATGGAGCAGAGAAGGTTTACAG AAGTTATATTTCATCCTTGGAAGAAAGAAGAAAATGGAAACCAGACGCGGGTTATCTTGTACACCATTGCTCTGACGAATCCTCTGGCACCAAAGTCGGCAACAGTAACAGAAACACAA ACGTTATACAAAGCCAGTCAGGAAAGCGAATGTTACGTGATCGATGCTGAGGTATTGACGCACGATATCCCTTATCATGATTACTTCTACACCATCAACCGATACACGCTGACCCGAGTGGCCCGGAACAAGAGCCGCTTAAG GATTTCAACAGAGCTCCGCTACCGAAAACAGCCATGGGGGCTTGTCAAGACCTTTATTGAGAAAAACTTCTGGAGCGGTCTCGATGAATATTTTCACCATTTAG AGAATGAACTGACCAAAGCAGAAACGGCATATCTGTCTGACCTCCATCGACAGTCCCCCAAAGAGAAGAGCAGCAAGATCACGTCTACTCGCCGGAGGAAGCGTCCTCATACTCACCTGCGGATCCCCCATCTGCAGGAAGTGCTGAGCCCAGTCACCACCCCCACAGACGAGGAGCGGCAACATCGGGTCCGACATGTAGCAG GTTCCACTCAGACGCGACATGTTCCTGAAGAAAAACAGAGtcagctgcagagcatctccaaactCCTGCTGGTGATCAGCTGCGT TCTGGTGCTGTTGGTCCTGCTGAACATGATGCTGTTTTACAAGCTGTGGATGTTGGAGTACAGCACACAAGCACTTACCACATGGCAGGGCCTCCGAATACAAGAAAG CTCAGTCCCACAGTCACAAGCCGAATGGACCCAGCTATTAGAGACGCAGCAGAAACACCACGACTCCGAGCTGCAGAAGTGGAGGCAGATCATTAAGTCATCAGTGATGCTTCTGGACCAG ATGAAAGACTCCTTGATAAACCTTCAGAATGGAATTGTTTCTCGAGACATTGGCTCCGAGTCAGAGGACAAATCGTACCAATGA